Proteins encoded within one genomic window of Geotalea daltonii FRC-32:
- a CDS encoding type 1 glutamine amidotransferase domain-containing protein, whose translation MKALFISADNFEDSELLVPYYRLKEAGVDVVLASVKTGLIKGKHGYEVPVDMTLGEVKPADYTILVLPGGKAPETVRKEAKAQEIARFFFEQNKPVAAICHGPQTLISAGLLRGRKATCYNTVVDELKEAGARYEDTEVVVDGNLVTSREPGDLPAFMREMMKKLH comes from the coding sequence ATGAAAGCATTGTTCATCAGTGCAGACAATTTTGAGGACTCCGAGCTGCTGGTACCATATTATCGCCTCAAGGAGGCAGGTGTGGACGTTGTCCTCGCCTCCGTGAAAACCGGTCTCATCAAGGGCAAGCATGGCTATGAAGTGCCGGTGGATATGACTCTTGGCGAGGTGAAGCCAGCTGATTACACCATTTTAGTCCTGCCCGGAGGCAAGGCCCCGGAAACCGTAAGAAAGGAAGCCAAGGCCCAGGAAATTGCCCGTTTTTTCTTCGAGCAGAACAAACCGGTGGCGGCAATCTGTCACGGACCGCAGACACTGATATCCGCCGGTTTGCTCAGGGGGCGAAAGGCCACCTGCTACAATACGGTGGTTGACGAACTGAAAGAAGCCGGAGCCCGTTATGAAGACACGGAGGTGGTTGTCGACGGCAATCTGGTGACTTCCCGTGAGCCTGGCGACCTTCCTGCATTCATGCGCGAGATGATGAAAAAGCTGCACTAG
- a CDS encoding cupredoxin domain-containing protein, which produces MGKNGFIGMALLCLAFAFNAHGEEKAFRAVPDNDGVQQVDVVGGSYFFTPKHIVVKANLPVELKVRKEPGAVPHTIVLRAPDAGIDFAVELDKEPKTVKFTPTKVGRYQFFCDKKLPFLESHREKGMFGILEVVAQ; this is translated from the coding sequence ATGGGAAAAAACGGATTTATCGGTATGGCCCTTCTATGTCTCGCTTTTGCCTTTAATGCCCATGGAGAAGAAAAAGCCTTCCGGGCAGTTCCCGATAATGATGGAGTCCAGCAGGTTGATGTGGTCGGGGGGAGCTATTTCTTCACTCCCAAACATATTGTGGTAAAGGCCAACTTGCCTGTGGAACTGAAGGTCAGGAAAGAGCCGGGAGCTGTTCCCCATACCATTGTACTCCGGGCGCCGGATGCGGGAATTGACTTTGCCGTGGAGCTGGATAAGGAACCCAAAACGGTAAAATTTACGCCGACCAAAGTGGGGAGGTATCAGTTTTTCTGTGACAAAAAACTTCCTTTTCTGGAAAGTCACCGGGAAAAGGGTATGTTCGGTATTCTGGAAGTGGTCGCTCAGTAA
- a CDS encoding superoxide dismutase yields the protein MTYAAKDYSKLKGMEGFSDALLNNHFTLYQGYVTNTNKVLELLEQLLKEDKGATPAFGELKRRLGWEFNGMRLHEYYFENLGKPAGEMGSKFRQKVAESFGTLELWEKDFRATGAMRGIGWAVLYQDPDSGRLINFWINEHDTAHPSGGNPLLIMDVFEHAFMLDYGLKRADYIEAFFKNINWQAVEARIK from the coding sequence ATGACTTATGCCGCTAAGGATTACTCGAAACTAAAGGGTATGGAAGGTTTCAGCGACGCCCTTCTCAACAATCACTTTACTCTCTATCAGGGGTATGTGACCAATACCAACAAGGTGTTGGAACTTCTGGAGCAGTTGCTCAAGGAGGATAAGGGGGCGACACCGGCATTCGGCGAACTGAAAAGGCGTCTGGGCTGGGAATTCAACGGCATGCGCCTGCATGAATACTACTTTGAGAACCTGGGCAAACCGGCGGGTGAAATGGGATCCAAATTCCGGCAAAAGGTTGCCGAAAGCTTCGGCACCCTTGAGCTATGGGAAAAGGATTTCAGGGCGACCGGCGCCATGCGCGGCATCGGTTGGGCAGTCCTTTACCAGGACCCCGACAGCGGCAGGCTCATCAACTTCTGGATCAACGAGCATGATACCGCCCACCCGTCAGGGGGTAACCCGCTTTTGATCATGGATGTGTTCGAACATGCCTTCATGCTGGATTACGGGCTGAAGCGGGCAGACTACATCGAGGCGTTTTTCAAAAACATCAATTGGCAGGCAGTGGAGGCACGGATCAAATAG
- a CDS encoding tetratricopeptide repeat protein, with translation MKTFYSGVIFFWVIFFSNWALAEINRDAAAVYEGGDIASIRGGAAEGNSADFFEIDDISPVEKQNRVSLIKKAARDGYAQAQYELGCMLFTGWGIEKDRREAIRWFLEAAGHHHAQAQNALGLAYSSGEGVRQDDTEGARWFRLAAEQGDVDAQFNLSCMYYNGWGVEQDKHEAAKWCMKAAAQGDPQAQCVLGSMYVRNEGVKQDLKEAMRWFRRGAEQGNPIAQHNLAVLYEDGKGVEKNLREAIKWYRQAAEQGLPQSREALALLGEK, from the coding sequence ATGAAAACCTTCTATTCCGGAGTGATTTTTTTCTGGGTGATTTTTTTCTCCAACTGGGCGTTGGCTGAAATTAATCGGGACGCTGCAGCAGTCTATGAAGGGGGGGACATAGCCTCCATCAGAGGTGGTGCGGCAGAGGGAAACAGTGCGGATTTCTTTGAGATCGATGATATTTCACCAGTGGAAAAGCAGAATCGCGTTTCATTGATAAAGAAAGCAGCTCGCGATGGCTATGCCCAGGCCCAATATGAACTGGGTTGCATGCTTTTTACCGGGTGGGGCATTGAAAAAGACAGGCGGGAAGCGATCCGCTGGTTTTTGGAGGCTGCAGGGCATCACCATGCACAGGCGCAAAATGCCCTTGGGCTGGCATATTCAAGTGGTGAAGGGGTCAGGCAGGACGATACGGAAGGTGCCAGGTGGTTCCGCCTGGCTGCCGAACAGGGTGATGTGGATGCCCAGTTCAACCTGAGCTGCATGTATTACAATGGCTGGGGAGTGGAGCAGGACAAGCATGAGGCGGCAAAATGGTGCATGAAGGCAGCCGCTCAGGGCGATCCGCAGGCCCAATGCGTCCTTGGGTCCATGTATGTGAGAAACGAAGGGGTAAAACAGGACCTGAAAGAGGCCATGAGGTGGTTCCGCAGGGGAGCGGAGCAGGGGAATCCGATCGCCCAACACAACCTGGCCGTCCTCTATGAAGACGGCAAAGGAGTGGAGAAGAACCTACGCGAAGCGATAAAGTGGTATCGCCAGGCGGCAGAGCAGGGGTTGCCCCAATCCCGGGAGGCATTGGCGCTGCTGGGGGAAAAATAG
- a CDS encoding GSU3473 family protein encodes MGILVLFKDNIYDVVADEHLDELIAEHKIIGFHRSTEWVQIGRDPLRSAKTEYRAKERRSDSKSRETASSH; translated from the coding sequence ATGGGCATTCTCGTTCTATTTAAGGACAATATTTACGATGTCGTCGCCGATGAACATCTGGATGAACTGATAGCTGAGCATAAAATAATCGGCTTTCATCGGTCTACGGAATGGGTGCAGATCGGTCGCGATCCGCTGAGGAGCGCTAAAACGGAATACAGAGCGAAAGAAAGAAGAAGCGATTCCAAATCAAGGGAAACGGCTTCCTCTCACTGA
- a CDS encoding DUF503 domain-containing protein — protein MRVYACRIQLFLTAQTLKEKRGIIKSVLARSRNRFNVAAAEVEHHDRKDTAVLAFATVAESGVIARRLLERLEEWLVEERPDVEVAAVEIEER, from the coding sequence ATGCGCGTCTATGCCTGCCGGATCCAGCTTTTTCTGACGGCGCAAACACTTAAGGAAAAAAGGGGGATCATCAAGAGCGTCCTGGCCAGGAGTCGCAACAGGTTCAATGTTGCCGCGGCGGAGGTCGAGCACCATGACCGCAAGGATACGGCAGTTCTGGCATTTGCCACCGTGGCTGAGAGTGGGGTCATTGCCCGTCGCCTGCTGGAGCGCCTGGAAGAGTGGCTGGTGGAGGAACGGCCTGATGTGGAGGTAGCGGCTGTGGAGATTGAGGAACGATGA